Below is a genomic region from Candidatus Methylomirabilota bacterium.
CCCTCGGAGTGGAACCCCCGGTGGCGGGGGGAAGGGGGTGAGGGCGCGAGCCAGACCCCGCGCGATTTTTCGCAGGGACAGACTCAGGTCGGGAGGTGCCCATGGCCATCGTGACGATGTCGCACGAGATGGGGTCGGGGGGCGCGGAGATCGGTGCGGCACTGGCCGAGCGGCTCGGTTACCGCTACGTGGACCAGGACATGATCTCGCAGGCCGCGGGTCGGTACGGGGTCGGCGAGGAAAAGCTGGTCCAGCTCGACGAAACCAAGCCCTCCCTCTTCGAGCGCTTCGACGTCGAGACGCGCCAGTACATCACCGTCCTGCAGTCGGCCCTGCTGGACGTGGCCGAGCAGGACAACGTCGTGATCATGGGTCGGGGGGGGCAGGTGCTCCTCCGGGGGATCGGCCACGTGCTCCGGGTGCGGATCATGGCGCCCTTCGACATGCGCGTGAAGCGCGTGATGAAAAAGATGGCGGGCCAGATGGGGGAGAGCATGGACGCCCGGACCACGGCCGAGATGGTCCGGCGGAACGACCAGGAGAAGTTCGGGAGGATGCGATATCTCTACGACGTGGACTGGTCCGACCCGGCGCTCTACGATGTCGTGATCAACACCGAGAAGCTGGCGACCCAGGGGGCCGTCGACGTCATCGTGGGTCTCCTCGGACGTCCGGAGCTGGCGGCCACCGAGGCGTCGCGTCAGGCCGTGCGGGACCGTGCGCTGGCCTCCCGCGTCCGGACCGCCCTCGCCGCCCACCCGGAGACGCGCAAGTACCGCATCAACGTCGAGGCTGATCGGGGCGTCATCCAGCTCGAGGGTACCGCCGCTCTGGAGAAAGCGTCCGAGGTGGCCCGGACGGTCCCCAGCGTGGTCGACGTCAGAGGGCAGCTCCTGGAGGTGCCCCCCATCCCGCCATTCGTGGCTTGACGGGCGGCGGGCCGCTACCGCACGACCTTGACGACGCGGCTCGTGAGCCCGAACAGGGCCAACGCTTCGCCGCGGGCATGAGCGGCGGCCTGACTCTGGAACTGGCCGTACCGGACGTGATAGATGACGGTGGGGCTGAGATCTTCGTCCAACCGGATCTCGAAGCCGCGCCCGCGGAGGGCGCGGGCTGCCGCGATCGCCTCGTGGAGGGTCGGGAAGGTGTCGACCTGAACCTCGAGGCCGTCGTCGGCCTCGAGGACGGTTCCGCGGCCGAGCTCGGCCGCCGCGCGCCGGGCCTCCCGCAGGGAGGGGAAACCGGTGGCCGCGACGACGTAGTGGCGCCGCACCTGTTGCTTGCGGAACCGGACGGTGGCGTAGCCGAGATGATTGAGCTGGTCCTCGATTCGATCCGCCGCCTCGGCGGACGTGAAGGGTCCGCTCTCGAGCGCGTAGCGCTCGGCCGGGGGGGCGGGGGCCGTGACCTCCACGGGCGCCGGCAT
It encodes:
- a CDS encoding cytidylate kinase family protein, which gives rise to MAIVTMSHEMGSGGAEIGAALAERLGYRYVDQDMISQAAGRYGVGEEKLVQLDETKPSLFERFDVETRQYITVLQSALLDVAEQDNVVIMGRGGQVLLRGIGHVLRVRIMAPFDMRVKRVMKKMAGQMGESMDARTTAEMVRRNDQEKFGRMRYLYDVDWSDPALYDVVINTEKLATQGAVDVIVGLLGRPELAATEASRQAVRDRALASRVRTALAAHPETRKYRINVEADRGVIQLEGTAALEKASEVARTVPSVVDVRGQLLEVPPIPPFVA
- a CDS encoding SPOR domain-containing protein; the protein is MGTLMRRYTHVPLGVVSMLLIVVIIAWLLERRVDGVWDPALRIAAPVRAAVTIAPMPPRAPEAAAAPVEAPPERATAPAEAPVSPSASMPAPVEVTAPAPPAERYALESGPFTSAEAADRIEDQLNHLGYATVRFRKQQVRRHYVVAATGFPSLREARRAAAELGRGTVLEADDGLEVQVDTFPTLHEAIAAARALRGRGFEIRLDEDLSPTVIYHVRYGQFQSQAAAHARGEALALFGLTSRVVKVVR